A window from Macaca thibetana thibetana isolate TM-01 chromosome 7, ASM2454274v1, whole genome shotgun sequence encodes these proteins:
- the RNASE2 gene encoding non-secretory ribonuclease: MVPKLFTSPICLLLLLGLMGVEGSLHAKPGQFTWAQWFEIQHINMTSGQCTNAMLVINNYQGRCKNQNTFLLTTFADVVHVCGNPSMPCPSNTSLNNCHHSGVQVPLIHCNLTTPSRRISNCRYTQTTANKYYIVACNNSDPVRDPPQYPVVPVHLDRII, from the coding sequence ATGGTTCCAAAACTGTTCACTTCCCCAATTTGTCTGCTTCTTCTGTTGGGGCTTATGGGTGTGGAAGGCTCACTTCATGCCAAACCCGGACAATTTACCTGGGCTCAGTGGTTTgaaatccagcatataaatatgACCTCTGGCCAATGCACCAATGCAATGCTGGTAATTAACAATTATCAAGGGCGATGCAAAAATCAAAATACTTTTCTTCTTACAACTTTTGCTGATGTAGTTCATGTCTGTGGTAACCCAAGCATGCCCTGCCCTAGCAACACAAGTCTCAACAATTGTCATCATAGTGGAGTCCAGGTGCCTTTAATCCACTGTAACCTCACAACTCCAAGTCGAAGGATTTCAAATTGCAGGTATACACAGACAACAGCAAACAAGTACTACATAGTTGCATGTAACAACAGCGATCCAGTACGGGACCCTCCACAGTATCCAGTGGTTCCAGTTCACTTGGATAGAATCATCTAA